One region of Clavibacter michiganensis subsp. tessellarius genomic DNA includes:
- a CDS encoding alpha/beta fold hydrolase: MTREVRGDAATVPVPGDDGQPLPGLDPAWSRVVEAGGHGWHLLDTGERLAATGAPVAGTILCVHGNPTWSYLWRRIAAESLARAERDPSAPAWRVVAVDQLDMGFSERTGEARTLPTRLDDLQALTDELGLSGSGATGPVVTLGHDWGGVVSLGWALRNRDVLAGVMALNTAVHQEEGVPIPWPLRLALATGIHDAATRGTPGFLATTLALAHPPLDPAVRRAFAAPYRGADRRAGIRGFVADIPVGPAHPSHATLTAIAEGLRDLDLPALFVWGPRDPIFSDVYLSDLLERLPHADVHRVEGAGHLVAEDHDYASAALDWLADRVVPGTASAAHALRTPAPVRPLGALLEELRDSDEPVLVEMAPRGGTGPRTVSWRLLSRRVREIAAGLHARGLRAGDRVSLLVPPGADLTALLYACLRIGAIVVVADAGLGVKGLGRAVAGSRPDMVVGIPAGLALARALGWPGERISVTTLAPPVARALGVAASLPEIARDGRAQVLPPEPAADDDAAILFTSGSTGPAKGVVYTHRQLASLRDTLGGRFDVGVGTGLVAGFAPFALLGPALGATSVTPDMDVTRPRDLTASALAAAARAADATVVFASPAALANVVATADALTADDRAVLGRVRSLLSAGAPLSEALLTRAAALVPAAEVHTPYGMTEGLLLTDVTLDGIREAARRGDAGVCVGTPVDPVDIRISPLDRAGAATGALTSEPGVTGEIVAQAPHVHERYDRLHVTDRAARRDSAEGIRRHRTGDVGHLDAMGALWIEGRLPHVITTADGVLTPVGPEQRAESAAGVGRAAAVGVGPAGVQQLVLVVETVPAARRVGLADPGLAAAVRAAVDVPVAAVIVVPVLPTDVRHNSKVDRARLGRWAAGILSGGRVSAP, translated from the coding sequence GTGACGCGCGAGGTCCGCGGCGACGCGGCGACCGTCCCGGTGCCCGGCGACGACGGGCAGCCGCTGCCGGGCCTCGACCCCGCGTGGTCGCGCGTCGTGGAGGCGGGCGGCCACGGCTGGCACCTCCTCGACACGGGGGAGCGGCTCGCGGCCACGGGCGCGCCGGTCGCCGGCACGATCCTCTGCGTGCACGGCAACCCGACGTGGTCGTACCTCTGGCGGCGCATCGCGGCGGAGTCGCTCGCCCGCGCCGAGCGGGATCCGTCGGCACCGGCCTGGCGCGTGGTCGCCGTCGACCAGCTCGACATGGGCTTCTCCGAGCGCACGGGCGAGGCCCGCACGCTGCCGACGCGGCTCGACGACCTGCAGGCGCTGACCGACGAGCTCGGGCTCTCCGGATCCGGCGCCACCGGCCCCGTGGTCACGCTCGGCCACGACTGGGGCGGCGTCGTCAGCCTCGGCTGGGCGCTCCGCAACCGCGACGTGCTCGCCGGGGTCATGGCGCTCAACACGGCCGTGCACCAGGAGGAGGGCGTGCCCATCCCGTGGCCGCTGCGCCTGGCGCTCGCCACGGGGATCCACGACGCCGCGACCCGCGGCACGCCCGGCTTCCTCGCCACCACGCTCGCCCTCGCGCACCCGCCGCTCGACCCGGCCGTGCGCCGGGCCTTCGCGGCGCCGTACCGGGGCGCCGACCGTCGCGCCGGGATCCGCGGCTTCGTCGCCGACATCCCCGTCGGCCCCGCGCACCCGAGCCACGCGACCCTCACCGCCATCGCGGAGGGGCTGCGCGACCTCGACCTCCCGGCCCTGTTCGTCTGGGGTCCGCGCGACCCGATCTTCAGCGACGTGTACCTCTCCGACCTCCTCGAGCGCCTGCCGCACGCCGACGTGCACCGCGTCGAGGGCGCCGGGCACCTGGTCGCGGAGGACCACGACTACGCCTCCGCCGCGCTCGACTGGCTGGCCGACCGGGTCGTGCCGGGAACCGCCTCCGCCGCGCACGCCCTGCGGACGCCCGCGCCCGTCCGCCCGCTCGGCGCGCTCCTCGAGGAGCTGCGCGACAGCGACGAGCCCGTGCTCGTGGAGATGGCGCCCCGCGGCGGCACCGGCCCGCGCACCGTCTCCTGGCGGCTGCTCTCCCGCCGCGTGCGCGAGATCGCGGCCGGCCTGCACGCGCGCGGGCTCCGCGCCGGCGACCGCGTCTCGCTGCTGGTGCCGCCCGGCGCCGACCTCACGGCGCTCCTCTACGCGTGCCTCCGCATCGGCGCGATCGTCGTGGTCGCCGACGCCGGCCTCGGCGTGAAGGGCCTCGGACGCGCGGTCGCCGGCTCCCGCCCGGACATGGTCGTCGGCATCCCCGCGGGCCTCGCCCTGGCGCGCGCCCTCGGCTGGCCGGGGGAGCGGATCTCCGTCACGACTCTCGCGCCGCCCGTCGCCCGCGCGCTCGGCGTCGCCGCGAGCCTCCCGGAGATCGCCCGCGACGGCCGGGCGCAGGTCCTGCCACCGGAGCCCGCGGCCGACGACGACGCCGCGATCCTCTTCACCTCGGGATCCACCGGCCCCGCCAAGGGCGTCGTCTACACGCACCGCCAGCTCGCGTCGCTGCGCGACACCCTCGGCGGCCGCTTCGACGTGGGCGTGGGCACCGGGCTCGTCGCCGGCTTCGCGCCGTTCGCGCTCCTCGGACCGGCGCTCGGCGCCACGAGCGTCACGCCCGACATGGACGTCACCCGCCCGCGCGACCTCACCGCGTCCGCGCTGGCCGCCGCGGCCCGCGCCGCGGACGCGACCGTCGTCTTCGCGTCGCCCGCCGCGCTCGCGAACGTCGTCGCGACCGCCGACGCGCTCACCGCCGACGACCGCGCCGTGCTCGGCCGGGTCCGCTCCCTGCTCTCCGCGGGCGCCCCGCTGTCGGAGGCGCTGCTCACGCGCGCCGCCGCGCTCGTGCCGGCCGCCGAGGTGCACACGCCCTACGGGATGACCGAGGGCCTGCTGCTCACCGACGTCACGCTCGACGGGATCCGCGAGGCCGCCCGCCGCGGCGACGCCGGCGTCTGCGTGGGCACGCCCGTCGACCCGGTGGACATCCGCATCAGCCCGCTCGACCGGGCCGGGGCCGCCACCGGCGCGCTCACGTCCGAGCCCGGCGTCACGGGCGAGATCGTGGCCCAGGCGCCGCACGTCCACGAGCGCTACGACCGCCTGCACGTCACCGACCGCGCCGCGCGGCGCGACTCGGCCGAGGGGATCCGCCGGCACCGCACGGGCGACGTCGGCCACCTCGACGCCATGGGCGCGCTCTGGATCGAGGGCCGGCTCCCGCACGTCATCACGACCGCCGACGGCGTGCTCACGCCCGTCGGCCCCGAGCAGCGCGCGGAGTCCGCCGCGGGCGTCGGACGCGCGGCCGCCGTGGGCGTCGGGCCCGCCGGTGTCCAGCAGCTCGTGCTGGTGGTCGAGACCGTGCCCGCCGCGCGCCGCGTGGGCCTCGCGGACCCCGGCCTCGCGGCCGCCGTGCGCGCCGCGGTCGACGTGCCCGTCGCCGCGGTGATCGTCGTCCCGGTGCTGCCGACCGACGTCCGCCACAACTCCAAGGTCGACCGCGCGCGCCTCGGCCGCTGGGCCGCCGGCATCCTCTCGGGCGGCCGGGTGAGCGCCCCGTGA
- a CDS encoding 3-oxoacyl-ACP synthase III: MLLNGNATFRHRNTSLLGLASVLAPHTVTSVEIDERLKPVLSRLRLPTGLLQRVAGVLERRNWDASMSFDAAATQAGRKALAQAGVEPSQIGLLINTSVTRAHLEPSVAVGIHNGLGLPSSALNFDIANACLGFVNAMTLAGHLIDSGQIEYAMIVDGEDAGEIRHNTVARLLRPETTRADFLSEFPSLTLGAGAAAAVLGRTSDHPEGHRILGGVTRAATQHHELCIGDVDGMFTDTKELLRGGMELVVDAWKEAAGDDWQWSDMDRYILHQVSDVHTNAIVKAAKLDKSRVPLTYPRYGNVGPASIPITLADQADSLSRGDRVLCMGVGSGLNTAMTEILW, translated from the coding sequence ATGCTGTTGAACGGTAACGCCACTTTCCGGCATCGGAACACCTCCCTGCTGGGGCTCGCCAGCGTCCTCGCCCCGCACACGGTCACCTCGGTCGAGATCGACGAGCGCCTGAAGCCCGTCCTCTCCCGGCTCCGTCTCCCCACGGGCCTGCTGCAGCGCGTGGCCGGCGTGCTCGAGCGCCGCAACTGGGACGCCTCCATGTCCTTCGACGCCGCCGCCACGCAGGCCGGCCGGAAGGCGCTCGCGCAGGCGGGCGTCGAGCCGTCGCAGATCGGGCTGCTCATCAACACGTCCGTCACGCGGGCGCACCTCGAGCCGAGCGTCGCGGTCGGCATCCACAACGGCCTCGGCCTGCCGTCGTCGGCGCTCAACTTCGACATCGCCAACGCGTGCCTCGGCTTCGTCAACGCCATGACGCTCGCCGGGCACCTCATCGACTCCGGCCAGATCGAGTACGCGATGATCGTCGACGGCGAGGACGCCGGCGAGATCCGCCACAACACGGTCGCCCGGCTCCTCCGCCCCGAGACCACGCGCGCCGACTTCCTCAGCGAGTTCCCGAGCCTCACGCTCGGCGCGGGCGCGGCGGCGGCCGTCCTCGGGCGCACGAGCGACCACCCCGAGGGGCACCGGATCCTCGGCGGCGTCACGCGCGCCGCCACCCAGCACCACGAGCTCTGCATCGGCGACGTGGACGGCATGTTCACCGACACCAAGGAGCTCCTCCGCGGCGGCATGGAGCTCGTCGTCGACGCGTGGAAGGAGGCGGCCGGGGACGACTGGCAGTGGTCCGACATGGACCGCTACATCCTCCACCAGGTCTCCGACGTGCACACGAACGCCATCGTCAAGGCCGCGAAGCTCGACAAGTCGCGCGTGCCGCTCACCTACCCGCGGTACGGCAACGTCGGCCCCGCGAGCATCCCGATCACGCTCGCCGACCAGGCCGACAGCCTCAGCCGCGGCGACCGCGTGCTCTGCATGGGCGTGGGCTCCGGCCTCAACACGGCCATGACCGAGATCCTCTGGTAG
- a CDS encoding NAD-dependent epimerase/dehydratase family protein, which translates to MTVLVTGASGMLGRAVAERLAAQGHAVRTFQRQPSGLASSGVDPVPGSVVDLRGSVTDPESVARVLDGVDAVVHLAAKVSLAGDPADFRAVNVEGTRGLLAAARAAGVVRFVHVSSPSVAHTGLSITGDGAGPADPVRARGDYARTKAEGELIALAEDDPAMRVLAVRPHLVWGPGDTQLVARIVHRAARDRLPLLGHGAALIDTVYRDNAADAIVAALAAADSAHGRAYVVTNGEPRPVAELLAGMCRAAGVPAPRLRVPAALARAAGGAVERVWAVRPGSDEPPMTRFLAEQLSTAHWFDQRETRRALAWTPAVSLDEGFERLRLSYATGGSAGR; encoded by the coding sequence GTGACCGTCCTCGTCACGGGCGCGAGCGGCATGCTCGGCCGCGCCGTCGCCGAGCGGCTCGCCGCCCAGGGGCACGCGGTCCGCACCTTCCAGCGCCAGCCGTCCGGCCTCGCGTCGAGCGGAGTGGATCCGGTGCCCGGGTCCGTCGTCGACCTCCGCGGCAGCGTCACCGACCCGGAGTCCGTCGCCCGCGTGCTCGACGGCGTCGACGCCGTCGTCCACCTCGCCGCCAAGGTCTCGCTCGCGGGCGACCCGGCCGACTTCCGCGCCGTCAACGTCGAGGGCACGCGCGGCCTCCTCGCCGCGGCCCGCGCGGCCGGGGTCGTGCGGTTCGTGCACGTCTCCTCGCCGTCGGTCGCGCACACCGGCCTCTCCATCACGGGCGACGGCGCCGGACCGGCGGATCCCGTGCGCGCCCGCGGCGACTACGCCCGCACCAAGGCCGAGGGCGAGCTCATCGCCCTGGCCGAGGACGACCCGGCGATGCGCGTCCTCGCCGTCCGCCCGCACCTCGTGTGGGGCCCGGGCGACACGCAGCTCGTCGCGCGCATCGTCCACCGCGCCGCCCGCGATCGCCTCCCGCTCCTCGGCCACGGCGCCGCGCTCATCGACACCGTCTACCGCGACAACGCGGCCGACGCGATCGTCGCCGCGCTCGCCGCGGCTGACTCGGCGCACGGCCGCGCGTACGTCGTCACGAACGGCGAGCCCCGCCCGGTCGCCGAGCTGCTCGCCGGCATGTGCCGGGCCGCCGGGGTGCCCGCGCCGCGGCTCCGCGTGCCCGCCGCCCTGGCCCGCGCCGCCGGGGGAGCGGTCGAGCGCGTCTGGGCCGTACGCCCCGGATCCGACGAGCCGCCCATGACCCGCTTCCTCGCCGAGCAGCTCTCCACCGCGCACTGGTTCGACCAGCGCGAGACCCGCCGGGCCCTCGCCTGGACGCCGGCCGTCTCCCTCGACGAGGGCTTCGAGCGCCTGCGGCTCTCCTACGCGACGGGCGGATCCGCCGGCCGCTGA
- a CDS encoding YlxR family protein → MKPVRTCVGCRRRAPRSALQRIVADPPTRSLVVDERAVMAGRGAWIHPTIECIDRAIARRAFGRALRSEAALDPAALGGLRERLAAQPSARASERTG, encoded by the coding sequence ATGAAGCCGGTAAGAACGTGCGTCGGCTGTCGTCGGCGTGCCCCGAGGTCCGCTCTCCAGCGGATCGTCGCCGATCCCCCCACCCGCTCCCTCGTCGTCGACGAGCGTGCGGTGATGGCCGGCAGGGGCGCGTGGATCCATCCGACCATCGAGTGCATCGACCGAGCCATCGCGAGGCGCGCCTTCGGGCGGGCCCTGCGCAGCGAGGCGGCGCTCGACCCCGCAGCTCTTGGGGGACTACGAGAGCGGCTCGCGGCCCAGCCGAGCGCGCGAGCATCCGAGAGAACAGGCTGA
- a CDS encoding proline--tRNA ligase, translating into MSTRLSKLFVRTLREDPVDAEVASHRLLVRAGYIRRQAPGIFAWLPLGLRVKNKVEAIVREEMERIGAQEVHFPALLPAEPYQATGRYDEYGPGMFRLEDRKRAPMVLAPTHEEFFALLVKDLYSSYKDLPLSIYQIQDKYRDEARPRAGILRGREFTMKDAYSFDVTDEALSVSYQAQRDAYERIFQRLGLEHVIVAADAGAMGGSKSEEFLHPTPIGEDTFVRSPGGYAANVEAYTTLVPESIPIDGQPAARVFDSPDTPTIATLVDLANAREPREDGRPWTAADTLKNIVLALTHLDGTRELVVVGIPGDRDVDLKRAEVAFFPAEVEPATEADLQKQPGLVKGYIGPWSPEGPVLGSTSATKVRYLVDPRVVDGTAWITGANVAGKHVLSLVAGRDFTPDGAVEAADVRDGDPAPDGSGPISTARGTEIGHVFELGRKYAEALGLKVLDENGKLVTVTMGSYGIGITRNLALVAEATQDGRGLLWPASISPFDVHVVMTGKDEGVRTASEELVDALDAAGLDVLFDDRPKVSPGVKFGDAELIGVPTIVIVGRGAADGMAELWDRRTNERTPVALADVVGALTAG; encoded by the coding sequence GTGTCCACACGCCTCTCGAAGCTCTTCGTCCGCACCCTCCGGGAAGACCCCGTCGACGCCGAGGTGGCCAGCCACCGCCTCCTCGTGCGCGCCGGCTACATCCGCCGCCAGGCCCCCGGCATCTTCGCCTGGCTGCCGCTCGGCCTCCGGGTCAAGAACAAGGTCGAGGCCATCGTCCGCGAGGAGATGGAGCGCATCGGCGCCCAGGAGGTGCACTTCCCCGCGCTGCTCCCCGCCGAGCCGTACCAGGCCACCGGCCGCTACGACGAGTACGGCCCCGGGATGTTCCGCCTCGAGGACCGCAAGCGCGCGCCCATGGTGCTCGCGCCCACGCACGAGGAGTTCTTCGCGCTGCTCGTGAAGGACCTCTACTCGAGCTACAAGGACCTGCCCCTGTCGATCTACCAGATCCAGGACAAGTACCGCGACGAGGCCCGCCCCCGCGCCGGCATCCTCCGCGGCCGCGAGTTCACGATGAAGGACGCGTACTCCTTCGACGTCACCGACGAGGCCCTGTCCGTGAGCTACCAGGCCCAGCGCGACGCCTACGAGCGGATCTTCCAGCGCCTCGGCCTCGAGCACGTCATCGTCGCCGCCGACGCGGGCGCCATGGGCGGGTCCAAGAGCGAGGAGTTCCTGCACCCCACGCCCATCGGCGAGGACACCTTCGTGCGCTCGCCCGGCGGCTACGCGGCCAACGTCGAGGCGTACACGACGCTCGTGCCCGAGTCGATCCCCATCGACGGCCAGCCCGCCGCGCGCGTCTTCGACTCGCCCGACACCCCCACGATCGCGACGCTCGTCGACCTCGCGAACGCCCGCGAGCCCCGCGAGGACGGCCGTCCCTGGACCGCCGCCGACACGCTGAAGAACATCGTCCTCGCCCTCACCCACCTCGACGGCACGCGCGAGCTCGTCGTCGTCGGGATCCCCGGCGACCGGGACGTCGACCTCAAGCGCGCCGAGGTCGCCTTCTTCCCCGCCGAGGTCGAGCCCGCCACCGAGGCCGACCTCCAGAAGCAGCCCGGCCTCGTGAAGGGCTACATCGGCCCGTGGTCGCCCGAGGGCCCCGTCCTCGGATCCACGTCGGCCACGAAGGTGCGCTACCTCGTCGACCCCCGGGTCGTCGACGGCACCGCGTGGATCACGGGCGCCAACGTCGCCGGGAAGCACGTGCTCTCGCTCGTCGCCGGCCGCGACTTCACGCCCGACGGCGCCGTGGAGGCGGCCGACGTGCGCGACGGCGACCCCGCGCCCGACGGATCCGGCCCCATCAGCACCGCCCGCGGCACCGAGATCGGCCACGTCTTCGAGCTCGGCCGCAAGTACGCGGAGGCGCTCGGCCTCAAGGTCCTCGACGAGAACGGCAAGCTCGTCACGGTCACGATGGGCTCGTACGGCATCGGCATCACGCGCAACCTCGCGCTCGTCGCCGAGGCCACGCAGGACGGCCGCGGCCTCCTGTGGCCCGCGTCCATCAGCCCGTTCGACGTGCACGTCGTGATGACCGGCAAGGACGAGGGCGTCAGGACGGCCAGCGAGGAGCTCGTCGACGCGCTCGACGCCGCCGGCCTCGACGTGCTCTTCGACGACCGCCCCAAGGTCTCGCCCGGCGTGAAGTTCGGCGACGCCGAGCTCATCGGCGTGCCGACCATCGTCATCGTCGGCCGCGGCGCCGCCGACGGCATGGCCGAGCTCTGGGACCGCCGCACGAACGAGCGCACCCCGGTCGCGCTCGCGGACGTCGTGGGCGCGCTCACCGCCGGCTGA
- the ispG gene encoding flavodoxin-dependent (E)-4-hydroxy-3-methylbut-2-enyl-diphosphate synthase: MPAVNLGMPKVPEVLAPRRKTRQISVGKVKVGGDAQVSVQSMTTTQTTNINATLQQIAELTATGCDIVRVAVPHQDDADVLHILAKKSQIPIIADIHFQPRYVFTAIDAGVGAVRVNPGNIRKFDDQVGAIAKAAKAAGTSIRIGVNAGSLHPSLLQKYGKATPEALVESAVWEASLFEEHDFHDFKISVKHNDPVIMVKAYRLLAERGDWPLHLGVTEAGPAFQGTIKSATAFGILLSEGIGDTIRVSLSAPPAEEVKVGLQILQSLNLRERKLEIVSCPSCGRAQVDVYSLAEQVTEGLKHVNVPLRVAVMGCVVNGPGEAREAELGVASGNGRGQIFVKGEVIKTVPEAEIVQTLIEEANRLAAEMPAGSIGSPEILV, from the coding sequence GTGCCAGCAGTCAATCTCGGAATGCCGAAGGTCCCTGAGGTCCTCGCGCCCCGTCGCAAGACCCGTCAGATCAGCGTCGGCAAGGTGAAGGTGGGCGGCGACGCCCAGGTCAGCGTCCAGTCGATGACGACCACGCAGACGACCAACATCAACGCCACGCTCCAGCAGATCGCCGAGCTCACGGCCACCGGCTGCGACATCGTGCGCGTCGCGGTGCCGCACCAGGACGACGCGGACGTGCTGCACATCCTGGCGAAGAAGAGCCAGATCCCGATCATCGCGGACATTCACTTCCAGCCCCGCTACGTCTTCACGGCCATCGACGCCGGCGTCGGCGCCGTGCGCGTGAACCCCGGCAACATCCGCAAGTTCGACGACCAGGTGGGCGCCATCGCGAAGGCCGCCAAGGCCGCGGGCACCTCCATCCGCATCGGCGTCAACGCCGGATCCCTGCACCCGAGCCTGCTGCAGAAGTACGGCAAGGCCACGCCCGAGGCGCTCGTCGAGTCCGCCGTCTGGGAGGCCAGCCTCTTCGAGGAGCACGACTTCCACGACTTCAAGATCTCGGTCAAGCACAACGACCCCGTCATCATGGTCAAGGCCTACCGCCTGCTCGCCGAGCGCGGCGACTGGCCCCTCCACCTCGGCGTCACCGAGGCCGGCCCCGCCTTCCAGGGCACGATCAAGAGCGCGACCGCGTTCGGCATCCTGCTGTCCGAGGGCATCGGCGACACCATCCGCGTCTCCCTCTCCGCGCCCCCGGCGGAGGAGGTGAAGGTGGGCTTGCAGATCCTGCAGTCGCTCAACCTCCGCGAGCGCAAGCTCGAGATCGTCTCCTGCCCGAGCTGCGGCCGCGCGCAGGTCGACGTGTACTCCCTCGCCGAGCAGGTCACCGAGGGCCTCAAGCACGTCAACGTGCCGCTGCGCGTCGCGGTCATGGGCTGCGTCGTGAACGGACCCGGCGAGGCCCGCGAGGCCGAGCTCGGCGTCGCGTCCGGCAACGGCCGCGGGCAGATCTTCGTCAAGGGCGAGGTCATCAAGACCGTCCCCGAGGCCGAGATCGTCCAGACCCTCATCGAGGAGGCGAACCGCCTCGCCGCGGAGATGCCCGCGGGATCCATCGGCAGCCCCGAGATCCTCGTCTAG
- a CDS encoding M50 family metallopeptidase → MDGVFLYILGVLIIVVGVAVSIGLHEVGHLVPAKLFGVRVTQYMIGFGPTIFSRRKGETEYGVKAIPLGGYISMIGMFPPQSSRAGESSTGLAQLVGSDPRRDARAEPGADGGSPPADDRAGRGFFDSLVQDARQASAESVGDEEDRAFYKLPVPKRMVIMLGGPAMNFLLAVVLFAVVLCGFGVTQPTTTVGQVNACIVPAGSAASADPATCPAGAPAAPGAAAGLQPGDTIVSIDGTPVTAWDQVTSTVRASAGRELDVVVDRGGARQTLAITPVLSEQAVIGSRGAPEVDEQGRPVTQQVGLIGFTPTQAVQQQPLSAAFTTTGENMAAVGNLILNLPQRLVDVGRAAFGGGERDPNGPMSVVGVGRVAGEIASLDETPVASRASAMIGLVASLNVALGMINLLPLLPLDGGHVLGAIVEGVRRFLAKAFGRRDPGPVDVAKLMPLTFVVVILFGAMSALLIFADLVNPVRLT, encoded by the coding sequence ATGGACGGCGTCTTCCTCTACATCCTCGGGGTGCTCATCATCGTGGTCGGCGTCGCCGTGTCCATCGGCCTCCACGAGGTCGGGCACCTGGTGCCCGCCAAGCTCTTCGGCGTCCGCGTCACGCAGTACATGATCGGCTTCGGGCCGACGATCTTCAGCCGCCGCAAGGGAGAGACCGAGTACGGCGTGAAGGCCATCCCGCTGGGCGGCTACATCTCCATGATCGGCATGTTCCCGCCGCAGAGCTCGCGCGCCGGCGAGAGCAGCACGGGGCTGGCGCAGCTCGTCGGCTCCGACCCCCGCCGCGACGCCCGCGCGGAGCCCGGCGCCGACGGCGGATCCCCGCCCGCCGACGACCGCGCCGGCCGCGGCTTCTTCGACAGCCTCGTGCAGGACGCGCGCCAGGCGAGCGCCGAGAGCGTCGGCGACGAGGAGGACCGCGCCTTCTACAAGCTGCCGGTGCCGAAGCGCATGGTCATCATGCTCGGCGGCCCGGCCATGAACTTCCTCCTCGCGGTGGTGCTGTTCGCCGTGGTGCTCTGCGGCTTCGGCGTCACCCAGCCCACCACCACGGTCGGCCAGGTCAACGCGTGCATCGTCCCCGCCGGATCCGCCGCCTCGGCCGATCCCGCCACCTGCCCCGCGGGCGCCCCCGCCGCTCCCGGCGCGGCCGCCGGCCTCCAGCCCGGCGACACGATCGTCAGCATCGACGGCACGCCCGTCACCGCGTGGGACCAGGTCACGAGCACCGTGCGCGCGTCCGCCGGCCGCGAGCTCGACGTGGTCGTCGACCGCGGCGGCGCGCGTCAGACGCTCGCGATCACGCCCGTCCTCTCCGAGCAGGCCGTCATCGGGTCCCGCGGCGCCCCCGAGGTCGACGAGCAGGGCCGCCCGGTCACGCAGCAGGTGGGCCTCATCGGCTTCACGCCCACGCAGGCCGTGCAGCAGCAGCCGCTGTCGGCCGCCTTCACCACCACGGGCGAGAACATGGCCGCGGTGGGCAACCTCATCCTGAACCTCCCTCAGCGCCTCGTCGACGTGGGCCGCGCGGCCTTCGGCGGCGGCGAGCGCGATCCCAACGGCCCCATGAGCGTCGTGGGCGTGGGCCGCGTGGCCGGCGAGATCGCGAGCCTCGACGAGACCCCGGTCGCGTCGCGCGCCTCCGCCATGATCGGCCTGGTCGCGTCGCTCAACGTGGCGCTCGGCATGATCAACCTGCTCCCGCTCCTGCCGCTCGACGGCGGCCACGTGCTCGGCGCCATCGTCGAGGGCGTCCGCCGCTTCCTCGCGAAGGCGTTCGGCCGCCGCGACCCGGGGCCGGTGGACGTCGCCAAGCTCATGCCGCTGACGTTCGTGGTCGTGATCCTGTTCGGCGCCATGAGCGCGCTGCTGATCTTCGCCGACCTGGTGAACCCCGTACGCCTGACCTGA
- the nusA gene encoding transcription termination factor NusA — protein sequence MDIDLSVLRMMEREREIPFEELVSIIEQAILTAYLKHTDQADAKPVADGVPPARVHLDRKSGHVSVHVPELDEDGLVVGESEDSPSDFGRIAAFAAKQVINQRLRDIGDDRILGEFKGREGDIVAGIVQQGPNPRMIHVDLGTIEAILPPEEQVPGEKYAHGSRLRVYVTSVSRGAKGPQITVSRTHPSLVRKLFALEVPEIAQGLVEIVSLAREAGHRTKIAVRATEPGINAKGACIGELGQRVRAVTAELNDEKIDIVDYSESLPVFVGNALSPAKVTSSFVIDQATKAVRALVPDYQLSLAIGKEGQNARLAAKLTGAKIDIQPDSILEGDD from the coding sequence ATGGACATCGACCTGAGCGTCTTGCGCATGATGGAGCGCGAGCGGGAGATCCCGTTCGAGGAGCTCGTCTCGATCATCGAGCAGGCCATCCTCACCGCCTACCTCAAGCACACCGACCAGGCCGACGCCAAGCCCGTCGCCGACGGCGTGCCCCCGGCCCGCGTGCACCTCGACCGCAAGTCCGGCCACGTGTCCGTGCACGTCCCCGAGCTCGACGAGGACGGCCTCGTCGTCGGCGAGTCGGAGGACAGCCCGAGCGACTTCGGCCGCATCGCCGCCTTCGCCGCGAAGCAGGTCATCAACCAGCGCCTGCGCGACATCGGCGACGACCGCATCCTCGGCGAGTTCAAGGGCCGCGAGGGCGACATCGTCGCGGGCATCGTGCAGCAGGGGCCGAACCCGCGCATGATCCACGTCGACCTCGGCACCATCGAGGCGATCCTGCCGCCCGAGGAGCAGGTGCCCGGCGAGAAGTACGCGCACGGCTCGCGCCTGCGCGTCTACGTCACGAGCGTGTCTCGCGGCGCGAAGGGGCCGCAGATCACGGTCTCGCGCACGCACCCCTCGCTCGTCCGCAAGCTCTTCGCGCTCGAGGTGCCCGAGATCGCGCAGGGCCTCGTCGAGATCGTCTCGCTCGCGCGCGAGGCCGGCCACCGCACCAAGATCGCGGTGCGCGCGACCGAGCCCGGCATCAACGCCAAGGGCGCCTGCATCGGCGAGCTGGGCCAGCGCGTGCGCGCCGTCACGGCCGAGCTCAACGACGAGAAGATCGACATCGTCGACTACTCCGAGTCGCTCCCCGTCTTCGTCGGCAACGCGCTCTCGCCCGCGAAGGTCACGAGCTCGTTCGTCATCGACCAGGCGACCAAGGCCGTCCGCGCGCTCGTGCCGGACTACCAGCTGTCGCTCGCCATCGGCAAGGAGGGCCAGAACGCCCGCCTCGCCGCGAAGCTCACGGGCGCGAAGATCGACATCCAGCCCGACTCGATCCTCGAGGGCGACGACTGA